Sequence from the Burkholderia sp. GAS332 genome:
TCGACCGATCTCCGCAACACAGTCGCCAACGGCGGCAAGAGCACGTCGCGCGACGACACGCTGTTCAACTACCAGTTCGGCCTCGTCTTCAAACCGGCTTCCAATGGCAGCGTGTATGCGTCGATCGCGACCTCGTCGACGCCGGCCGGCGCCCTGCTCGGTCAGGGCAGCGAGACGCAATCGTTGACGCCGGGCCGCGGCGGCGTCGGTGCGAACGCGGATCAACTCGCCCCGGAAAAGAATCGCAGCATCGAACTCGGCACCAAGTGGAATGTGCTGAACAACCAGCTCTCGCTGACGGGCGCGCTGTTCCAGATCGATACGACCAATGCACGCGTCACGCTGCCGAACAACGAATACGCGATGGTCGGCAACAAGCGCGTGCAAGGTTTCGAATTCGGTGTGGCCGGTAAGTTGACCAACAAGTGGCAAGTGTTCGGCGGCTACACGTACATGAAGAGCCAGTTGCGCGACAACGGCAAGACCACGTCGGATAACGGCCACCAGTTCCCGAACACGCCGAAGAACAGCATCAGCCTGTGGACCAACTACGACGTCCTGCCGAAGTTCACGATCGGCGGCGGTGCGTTCTACATGTCGCAGGTGTACGGCGACACGGCGAATCTGCGCGCAGTACCGTCGTACTGGCGCTTCGACGGCATGGCGATGTACCGGATCAACAAGAAGGTCGACCTGCAACTGAACGTGCAGAACATCTTCAACCGGACGTATTACGACCAGGCCTATCCGGCGCACTATGCGTCGATCGCGGCCGGCCGCTCCGCCTTCCTGACGCTCAATGCGCACTACTAAGCACGGCATGATGGAACAGGTGACGCTGAAGGCGCTGGCGAGCGTCTCCCATGACGAACTCGCCGCGATTCTCTCCGGGCCGCCCACCCAGGCCGCCGCATGGGTGGCGGCCGCCGCGCACAACGGCATCGTCGAAGCGCAAGCGGTGTACGGCCAGTATCTGCTCGACGGTCATGGTGTGGAACGCAATGCTGAAGAAGCGTTGACGTGGTTCAAGCATGCGGCCCGGCAGGATCATCCGATGGCGATGAACATGTTGGGCCGATGCTACGAACACGGTTGGGGAACGGCTGCGTGCGCGCCGGTGGCCGTCTACTGGTACCGGCTCGCGGCGCAGGCGGGACTCGATTGGGGCATGTATAACTATGCCTCGGCGTTGGCGCTCGGCAATGGCGCGGCGTGCGATCGCGCGCAGGCGCTGCAGTGGTTCAGGCGCGCCGCCGACATGGGTCACGTGAAGTCGATCAACTTTATCGGCAGCTTTTACGAGGACGGCTGGGCAGTCGAGGCCGACGCCAGCATCGCGCTCGACTATTACCGGCGCGCAGCGATGGGCGGCGATTTTCGCGGCCAGTTCAACTATGCACGGCTACTGGCCGGGCGTGGCGAGATCGACGCCGCGCTAGCGTGGTTGCGGCGTGTGCCACACACGGCAACGGCGGCGTTCATCGCGAAGATGCAGGCGTGGCTGGCCGCTTCGCCGATTGGTGCATTTCGTGCGCTGGCTGACCATCTGAATGCAGACATGCGGGCGCAGATAGCGGCGACAACGAGCGCGAATCCAGGCATGAAGACAAGCGCGGCTGCAGACGCGATGACGCCCCACGCTCAGGAGTCACGCGCATGATGCTGCATCTGCAAGGCGTGCTCAGCAAACAACAGGTCGCGCAATGCCGCGAAGTCCTCGACGCGGCGCCATGGATCGACGGCAATGCGACTTCCGGCGAACAGTCGGCTCAGGCCAAGCGCAACCAGCAATTGCCCGAAGGGTCCCCCGCCGCGCGCGCGGTGGGCGATGCAATTCAGGACGCGCTCGGCCGCCATCCACGCTTCTTTTCCGCGGCATTACCGCTGAAAGTCTTTCCGCCGCTCTTTAACCGCTACGCAGGCGGTGACGGTTTCGGCACGCATGTAGACAACGCGATTCGCCAGTTGCGCGGCACCGACTTCCGCATCCGCAGCGATCTGTCGGCCACGCTGTTTCTCGCTGAGCCGGAGTCCTACGACGGCGGCGAACTCTGCATCGAAGACACCTATGGCGTGCATCGCTCGAAGCTGCCCGCCGGCGACATGGTGCTCTATCCCGCTTCGAGCCTGCATCACGTGAGCCCGGTGACGCGCGGCGTGCGAGTCGCGTCGTTTTTCTGGATTCAGAGCATGGTGCGCGACAACGGCGAACGCGCCATGCTGTTTCAACTCGACAACGACGTGCAACGTCTGGCGGCCGAAAAAGGTTCGAACGATGCAACCGTGGTCAGTCTCACCGGCATTTATCACAATCTGCTGCGCCGCTGGGCCGACGCCTGAGCCTGGTTGAGCGGACTCCTCGTCCCACGCAAAACTGTCTTTCTTTTTGCATCCAGAAAGAAGGCGCCTACGCGTATTTACTTTCCCGTTCGTTAAGCGCAACGTTAGTAATTGACGCGCGCAACTGCATGCCAGGTTGT
This genomic interval carries:
- a CDS encoding PKHD-type hydroxylase encodes the protein MMLHLQGVLSKQQVAQCREVLDAAPWIDGNATSGEQSAQAKRNQQLPEGSPAARAVGDAIQDALGRHPRFFSAALPLKVFPPLFNRYAGGDGFGTHVDNAIRQLRGTDFRIRSDLSATLFLAEPESYDGGELCIEDTYGVHRSKLPAGDMVLYPASSLHHVSPVTRGVRVASFFWIQSMVRDNGERAMLFQLDNDVQRLAAEKGSNDATVVSLTGIYHNLLRRWADA